The Lewinellaceae bacterium genome has a segment encoding these proteins:
- a CDS encoding HAMP domain-containing histidine kinase: MRTNRKTRRIRLFSIAIIIYMLAAFTWWALLLRKKTIKYHNLQIELVESKPLDPEEKRLQLEKIEHELSLQNRMILGEAIFFGLSLSIGLWFVYRSYRQAIQVSKNQTNFLLAITHELKTPIASISLILETLIKRKINEDQKQKMGSDAMRETRRLDSLVNNLLLSARLDSKYKPFPEWLDLCGICEKIVAEYRGKYPEAEFAISCGKDLPMVYADKEGMIAIIHNLLGNAIKYSENTPRVEINITSTDQNIELKVADHGIGIPEAEKKKVFERFYRSGNEAIRKTKGTGLGLFIIREIVRAHRGKIRLENNVPSGTVFIITLPIE, from the coding sequence ATGCGCACTAACAGAAAAACACGGCGAATTCGATTATTTTCGATAGCAATCATCATTTATATGTTGGCGGCCTTTACGTGGTGGGCTCTTTTATTGCGAAAAAAAACCATCAAATACCACAACCTGCAAATTGAGTTGGTCGAAAGCAAACCACTTGACCCTGAAGAGAAACGGTTACAATTGGAAAAAATCGAGCACGAACTTTCGTTGCAAAACAGAATGATCCTGGGAGAAGCCATTTTTTTTGGACTCAGCCTTTCCATTGGGTTATGGTTCGTTTACCGTTCTTACCGACAGGCAATACAGGTTTCCAAAAACCAGACCAATTTCCTACTGGCCATCACCCACGAATTGAAAACGCCCATCGCATCCATCAGCCTGATTCTGGAGACCCTTATCAAGCGTAAAATCAATGAAGATCAAAAGCAAAAAATGGGCTCCGATGCCATGAGGGAAACGCGCCGACTGGATTCCCTGGTCAATAATCTCTTATTGTCTGCCCGACTGGATTCCAAATACAAACCTTTTCCTGAATGGCTGGACTTGTGTGGGATTTGTGAAAAAATTGTGGCAGAATACCGGGGCAAATACCCGGAAGCCGAGTTCGCCATCTCCTGCGGTAAGGATCTGCCCATGGTATATGCCGACAAGGAGGGCATGATTGCCATCATTCATAATCTTTTGGGCAATGCCATCAAATACAGTGAAAATACCCCCCGGGTAGAGATCAACATTACTTCGACGGATCAGAACATTGAATTAAAAGTGGCAGACCATGGAATCGGTATTCCTGAGGCTGAAAAGAAAAAGGTTTTTGAAAGATTTTATCGTTCCGGTAACGAAGCTATCCGCAAGACCAAAGGTACCGGGCTGGGACTTTTTATCATCAGGGAAATTGTACGGGCCCATAGGGGGAAAATCCGGCTGGAAAACAATGTTCCTTCGGGGACTGTTTTTATCATTACACTACCTATTGAATAA
- a CDS encoding response regulator transcription factor produces the protein MRILLVEDEASIRNTIKLNLELSDYEVVTAENGSEALDKVMSQHFDLLILDVMLPDMDGFQICEQIRLSDFETPIIFVTARNSGDDRIKGLKLGADDYLTKPFEFEELELRIGKLLQRAGKSTGDETSIYAFGNNRMNFKTFDAWGRNGAFTLTKKEAMLLKLLIDRKNQVVSRRQILQSVWGYDVFPSTRTIDNFILSFRKYFEEDPRNPKFFISVRGVGYKFVE, from the coding sequence ATGCGTATATTATTAGTGGAAGACGAGGCGAGCATTCGCAATACCATAAAACTGAACCTGGAGCTTTCAGATTATGAAGTGGTGACGGCGGAAAATGGCTCTGAAGCCCTGGACAAGGTGATGAGCCAGCATTTCGACCTGCTTATCCTGGACGTTATGTTGCCCGATATGGACGGTTTCCAGATTTGCGAACAAATCCGGCTTTCCGATTTTGAGACCCCCATCATTTTTGTCACGGCGAGGAATTCGGGAGATGACCGCATCAAAGGCCTGAAACTCGGGGCTGATGACTACCTGACCAAACCTTTTGAGTTTGAAGAGCTGGAACTCAGGATCGGTAAATTGCTCCAGCGCGCCGGCAAATCCACTGGCGATGAAACCTCCATTTATGCTTTTGGCAATAACCGCATGAATTTCAAAACTTTTGACGCCTGGGGCCGTAACGGCGCTTTTACCCTCACCAAAAAAGAAGCCATGCTGCTCAAGTTGCTCATCGACCGCAAAAACCAGGTGGTCTCCCGCCGCCAGATCCTGCAGTCGGTTTGGGGTTATGATGTTTTTCCTTCCACCCGGACGATTGATAATTTCATCCTTTCTTTCCGGAAATATTTTGAGGAGGATCCGAGGAATCCAAAGTTTTTCATTTCGGTGCGGGGCGTTGGCTATAAGTTTGTGGAATAA
- a CDS encoding TlpA family protein disulfide reductase: MIVISISERFQKIIFDKSIHNLCRLLSIILLFILLNVSCQPTDTYEVRYNKCFENVKTIEFDMEGATKKGFGYTGFDAKCLVGSLLPFFKVTDINGDEIETKNLIGKVTVINFWFIKCAPCIAEIPDLNSIVNKYGKEKVNYVSFSNDSEHDVKEFLKTNTFIFTHVTNAKHIIEENFRLIWGYPSTIVVNREGRIVEIFQGSKLKNDPSISVTTAIDSLLAELLRK, translated from the coding sequence ATGATTGTTATTTCTATTTCTGAACGTTTTCAGAAAATAATTTTTGATAAATCGATACATAATTTGTGTCGCTTGTTATCCATTATTTTATTATTTATTTTGCTAAACGTATCTTGTCAACCTACAGACACCTATGAAGTGCGGTATAATAAATGCTTTGAAAATGTCAAAACTATTGAGTTCGATATGGAAGGGGCTACAAAAAAAGGTTTTGGTTATACAGGATTTGACGCAAAGTGCCTTGTTGGCTCGCTATTGCCTTTTTTTAAAGTTACAGATATAAATGGGGACGAAATCGAAACAAAAAACCTAATTGGAAAGGTGACGGTGATTAATTTTTGGTTCATAAAATGTGCCCCCTGTATTGCCGAAATACCAGACTTAAATTCTATCGTCAATAAATATGGTAAAGAAAAGGTTAATTATGTATCTTTTTCCAATGATTCAGAACATGACGTAAAAGAATTCTTAAAGACTAATACTTTTATTTTTACCCATGTAACCAATGCAAAACATATAATTGAGGAAAATTTTCGTTTGATATGGGGGTATCCGAGTACGATTGTGGTAAACCGTGAAGGTAGGATAGTTGAGATTTTTCAAGGATCCAAATTGAAAAATGATCCATCTATAAGCGTTACCACCGCGATAGATTCTTTGCTCGCAGAGTTATTAAGGAAATAA